The following coding sequences lie in one Paracidovorax avenae genomic window:
- a CDS encoding helix-turn-helix domain-containing protein gives MDAPHRAGEEGSLASHGQRILQSGVLGKSPQIIRLFEFLLERSLTATAPKEIEIAQVVFGRSNDMDLAADATVRVHVHRLRKKLDALPADERGERLALPRGEYRLVVVPSAAAAPGDPEDRGKSPAPARRDLHRWLHASGAALFLVFNAVCWIGIAGKSTRDPRTDSILWSGLAQGTAPVLVVSGSFYVFGERQAGASIVRVVADPDIASAEDLHRYQQHADGAGQKVFDMNTYHLPIGLASALVSVAPIVAATKSGNTALVRGVTTARFTNEMLGSHDIVYVGLLGDLRDLQEPFLDISGFSLSGGSDAVVDRKSGERFQSDWAEPSTERIMRRDYAYLARFPGPSGNHIVVVAGISDPALVEAAKLASDPAELDRLKGQLGSSEAFEALYEVRTFGPSNVSGTRLIARPLDVDRMWHTRKVPASKAGP, from the coding sequence ATGGACGCACCGCACCGAGCCGGCGAGGAGGGCAGCCTGGCGTCGCATGGCCAGAGGATTCTGCAAAGCGGTGTGCTGGGAAAATCCCCGCAGATCATTCGCCTGTTCGAGTTTCTCCTCGAACGGTCGTTGACGGCCACGGCGCCGAAGGAGATCGAGATCGCGCAGGTCGTGTTCGGCAGATCCAACGACATGGACCTGGCGGCCGATGCGACCGTGAGAGTCCATGTCCACCGCCTTCGAAAGAAGCTGGACGCCCTGCCTGCGGACGAGCGCGGCGAACGTCTCGCGCTGCCGCGTGGCGAGTACCGCCTTGTCGTGGTGCCTTCCGCTGCCGCAGCCCCGGGGGACCCGGAAGACCGCGGAAAATCCCCGGCCCCGGCGCGCCGTGACTTGCACCGGTGGCTGCATGCTTCCGGTGCTGCGCTCTTCCTCGTGTTCAACGCCGTGTGCTGGATCGGCATCGCGGGGAAATCGACCCGCGATCCGCGCACCGACAGCATTCTCTGGAGCGGCCTGGCGCAGGGCACGGCGCCCGTGCTGGTCGTCTCGGGCAGCTTCTATGTGTTTGGCGAGCGGCAGGCCGGTGCTTCCATCGTCCGCGTGGTCGCGGATCCCGATATCGCGTCCGCCGAGGATCTTCATCGATACCAGCAGCATGCGGACGGAGCGGGGCAGAAGGTTTTCGACATGAACACCTACCACCTGCCGATCGGGCTCGCATCGGCCCTGGTTTCGGTCGCCCCCATCGTGGCGGCGACGAAGTCCGGCAATACGGCGCTGGTCAGGGGGGTGACGACCGCACGCTTTACCAACGAGATGCTGGGAAGTCACGACATCGTCTATGTGGGATTGCTCGGCGACCTGAGGGACCTGCAGGAGCCATTCCTCGATATCTCCGGTTTCTCGCTGTCTGGCGGCAGCGATGCGGTCGTGGACAGAAAAAGCGGTGAGCGATTCCAGTCCGATTGGGCCGAGCCCTCCACGGAGAGGATCATGCGCCGCGACTATGCCTACCTCGCCCGCTTCCCCGGGCCTTCGGGAAACCACATCGTGGTGGTCGCCGGCATCAGCGACCCCGCGCTGGTCGAAGCCGCGAAGCTCGCATCCGACCCTGCTGAACTGGACCGCCTGAAGGGCCAGCTGGGCAGCAGCGAGGCCTTCGAGGCGCTGTACGAAGTGCGCACATTCGGTCCATCGAATGTTTCGGGCACACGGCTGATCGCCCGCCCGCTCGATGTCGATCGGATGTGGCACACGAGAAAGGTACCGGCCTCCAAGGCGGGGCCCTGA
- a CDS encoding tripartite tricarboxylate transporter permease — MDPQLLNDIAVAAAMGLAGAVVFAAIGLVSGTDETTTLAPLTLLVVLLGVPPAGVFTFFLAGAVAKHMTHAVPTALLGIPGDTLATPLLQDANMLRKLGVPHIALRKMVSGAIVAAFVAVPLAVLFAVMLAPFGATITKTAPWIFLAAALLIAYFSAGRWASVALLVPFVVVIIALQALTAKYEVKLSISYFLGIAIGPLIADLFTVIAPAGRQRMLRDQVRQFNLAPDVKGWSGYFPNPFQVMDRVQTRWTLLTATISSATFVFSPVAMTVVLGELVGSRIRHAYHRLTTVLSARNGVTEATYIAEALIPLIAFGLPLSPVAAGPAAPLFNAPPRFTVDAATGQTHNLHNLLNHWEFLGYGMLAVLLAAVVSYPFAMNFARRAALFVSRRVSHEAIIATFVGLIIVISVWEGQLLGLLVILTMGLLGGLLSRNFGFNTGVQFMGYYTAVLSVPALVKLF; from the coding sequence ATGGACCCGCAACTCCTCAACGACATCGCCGTCGCTGCCGCCATGGGGCTGGCCGGCGCCGTGGTGTTCGCCGCCATCGGGCTGGTTTCCGGCACCGACGAAACCACCACGCTCGCACCGCTCACGCTGCTGGTGGTGCTGCTGGGCGTGCCGCCCGCCGGCGTCTTCACCTTCTTCCTGGCCGGCGCCGTGGCCAAGCACATGACGCACGCCGTGCCCACCGCCCTGCTGGGCATACCGGGCGACACCCTGGCCACGCCGCTGCTGCAGGACGCCAACATGCTGCGCAAGCTCGGCGTGCCGCACATCGCCCTGCGCAAGATGGTCTCGGGCGCGATCGTCGCGGCCTTCGTGGCCGTGCCGCTGGCCGTGCTGTTCGCCGTCATGCTGGCGCCGTTCGGCGCCACCATCACCAAGACCGCGCCATGGATCTTCCTGGCCGCCGCGCTGCTCATCGCCTACTTCTCGGCCGGCCGCTGGGCCTCGGTGGCGCTGCTGGTGCCTTTCGTGGTGGTGATCATCGCGCTGCAGGCGCTCACCGCCAAATACGAGGTCAAGCTCAGCATCAGCTACTTCCTGGGCATCGCCATCGGGCCGCTGATCGCCGACCTGTTCACGGTGATCGCGCCGGCCGGCCGCCAGCGCATGCTGCGGGACCAGGTGCGCCAGTTCAACCTCGCACCGGACGTGAAGGGCTGGTCGGGCTACTTCCCCAACCCGTTCCAGGTGATGGACCGCGTGCAGACCCGCTGGACGCTGCTCACCGCCACCATCTCCAGCGCCACCTTCGTGTTCAGCCCGGTGGCGATGACCGTGGTGCTCGGCGAACTGGTGGGTTCGCGCATCAGGCACGCCTACCACCGCCTGACCACGGTGCTGAGTGCGCGCAACGGCGTGACCGAGGCCACCTACATCGCCGAGGCGCTGATCCCGCTCATCGCCTTCGGCCTGCCGCTCAGCCCCGTCGCCGCCGGCCCGGCGGCGCCGCTGTTCAACGCACCGCCGCGCTTCACCGTCGATGCCGCCACCGGCCAGACGCACAACCTGCACAACCTGCTGAACCACTGGGAGTTCCTGGGCTACGGCATGCTGGCCGTGCTGCTCGCGGCCGTGGTGTCCTACCCGTTCGCCATGAACTTCGCGCGCCGCGCCGCCCTGTTCGTCTCGCGCCGCGTGAGCCACGAGGCGATCATCGCCACCTTCGTCGGGCTGATCATCGTCATCAGCGTCTGGGAAGGCCAGTTGCTGGGACTGCTCGTGATCCTGACCATGGGCCTGCTGGGCGGCCTGCTGTCGCGCAACTTCGGCTTCAACACCGGTGTGCAGTTCATGGGCTACTACACGGCGGTGTTGAGCGTGCCGGCGCTGGTGAAGCTGTTCTGA
- a CDS encoding type II 3-dehydroquinate dehydratase produces the protein MKILVLHGPNLNLFGRREPHIYGTTTLQEINDRLLALAGELGIGLETIQSNHEGELIDFLHEHIDAAQGALVNPAGLTQHGVPLHDAIKAMPFPVIEVHMSNIAAREPWRAHSIISPAVKGTVQGLGPHSYLAALRGLHDIVKSSAS, from the coding sequence ATGAAGATACTCGTACTCCATGGCCCCAACCTGAACCTGTTCGGCCGCCGGGAACCGCACATCTACGGGACGACCACGCTCCAGGAAATCAACGACCGCCTCCTGGCCCTCGCGGGAGAGCTCGGGATCGGGCTGGAGACCATCCAGTCGAACCACGAAGGCGAACTCATCGACTTCCTGCACGAGCACATCGATGCGGCGCAGGGGGCGCTGGTGAACCCGGCAGGCCTGACGCAGCACGGCGTTCCGCTCCACGATGCGATCAAGGCCATGCCGTTTCCGGTCATCGAGGTCCACATGTCGAACATCGCGGCCCGGGAGCCGTGGCGCGCCCACTCCATCATCTCGCCGGCCGTGAAGGGGACGGTGCAGGGGCTCGGCCCGCACTCGTACCTGGCGGCGCTGCGGGGCCTGCATGACATCGTCAAATCCTCGGCCTCCTGA
- a CDS encoding TRAP transporter substrate-binding protein yields the protein MKHFRTILAALLCAAVVTPSFAQKERTIRFGHLNNTDHPVSFGVKRFTEALATKSGGKMKVLEFPANQLGNESQQQSALQGGVQQMYSPATTSLAGIVKEFGLIDFPFSVSDFEQADALLDGPLGKALMAQLPGKGLVALGFWDLGFRNVTNSKHAVNRPEDLQGLKIRVIPNPVFLESFKALGANPVPMPFAELYGALESKAVDGQENPFSVILSNKFYEVQKYVSATNHVYAANIILVSKKFWDQLTPDEQKWMQEAADEARDAQRQNSRAAARKAVDELKAKGVQFNEVGAQEQARMRDAVKPVVDRFAAQYDPAIVKLYNDELRRIRK from the coding sequence ATGAAGCACTTCCGCACCATCCTGGCTGCCCTTCTGTGCGCAGCCGTCGTCACACCGAGCTTTGCGCAGAAAGAGCGCACGATCCGGTTCGGCCACCTGAACAACACGGACCACCCCGTGAGCTTCGGCGTGAAGCGTTTCACCGAGGCCCTGGCCACCAAAAGCGGCGGAAAGATGAAGGTGCTGGAATTCCCGGCGAACCAGCTGGGCAACGAGTCCCAGCAGCAATCCGCATTGCAGGGCGGCGTGCAGCAGATGTATTCCCCTGCCACCACCTCGCTGGCAGGCATCGTCAAGGAATTCGGGCTGATCGATTTCCCGTTCTCGGTGAGCGACTTCGAGCAGGCCGATGCGCTGCTGGACGGCCCCCTGGGCAAGGCGCTGATGGCGCAGCTGCCGGGCAAGGGGCTGGTGGCGCTCGGATTCTGGGACCTGGGCTTTCGCAACGTGACGAACAGCAAGCACGCGGTCAACCGGCCCGAGGATCTCCAGGGGCTCAAGATCCGCGTCATTCCGAACCCCGTGTTCCTGGAGTCCTTCAAGGCGCTGGGGGCCAATCCCGTCCCCATGCCCTTCGCGGAGCTCTACGGCGCCCTGGAATCGAAGGCGGTGGACGGCCAGGAGAACCCCTTCTCCGTCATTCTTTCCAACAAGTTCTACGAGGTGCAGAAGTACGTCAGCGCGACAAACCACGTCTATGCCGCCAACATCATCCTGGTGAGCAAGAAGTTCTGGGACCAGCTCACCCCGGACGAGCAGAAGTGGATGCAGGAGGCCGCCGACGAAGCGCGCGACGCACAGCGCCAGAACAGCCGCGCCGCGGCCCGGAAGGCGGTCGATGAGCTGAAGGCCAAGGGCGTCCAGTTCAACGAAGTCGGCGCGCAGGAACAGGCCCGGATGCGCGATGCCGTCAAGCCGGTCGTGGACAGGTTCGCCGCGCAGTACGACCCGGCCATCGTGAAGCTCTACAACGACGAACTCCGTCGCATCCGCAAGTGA
- a CDS encoding TRAP transporter large permease subunit, translating to MTIAIFLGSLLLAMAIGMPIAFALLASGLALMWQLDLFDSQILAQNLIGGADSFPLLAVPFFMLAGEIMNAGGLSRRIVDLALALVGHIRGGLGYVTIMAGCLLSALSGSAVADAAALTALLLPMMTSAGHDEARSSGLIAATGIIGPVIPPSIGLVIFGVAANVSISKLFLAAIVPGLLIGGALWVTWAWLVRHEKVRPPPRKSARETWAAARAAGWALMLPVIILVGLRMGVFTPTEAAVVAAVYALFVATAIYRELSFPALYRVFVNAAKTSAVVMFLIAAAMVSAWLITVADLPSKVVSLLQPFMGSPMLLMMAIMLLVMAVGTAMDMTPTILILTPVLMPVVNAAGIDPVYFGVMFIINNSIGLITPPVGVVLNVVAGVGKMRMDEVTRGVLPFMVAEFAIMFAMVLFPALVTVPARWFGG from the coding sequence ATGACCATCGCCATCTTCCTGGGCTCCCTGCTGCTGGCCATGGCCATCGGGATGCCGATCGCCTTCGCGCTGCTGGCCAGCGGCCTGGCGCTGATGTGGCAGCTCGACCTGTTCGACTCGCAGATCCTGGCGCAGAACCTCATCGGGGGGGCCGACAGCTTCCCGCTCCTGGCCGTGCCCTTCTTCATGCTCGCCGGAGAGATCATGAACGCCGGCGGCCTCTCGCGCCGCATCGTGGACCTGGCGCTGGCGCTGGTGGGCCACATCCGGGGAGGTCTCGGCTACGTCACCATCATGGCCGGGTGCCTGCTGTCGGCGCTGTCGGGCTCCGCGGTCGCCGACGCGGCGGCGCTGACGGCGCTGCTGCTGCCCATGATGACGTCGGCCGGGCACGACGAGGCCCGTTCGTCGGGCCTGATCGCGGCCACCGGCATCATCGGCCCGGTGATTCCGCCGAGCATCGGGCTGGTCATCTTCGGCGTCGCCGCCAACGTGTCCATTTCCAAGCTGTTCCTGGCCGCCATCGTCCCGGGGCTGCTGATCGGTGGAGCGCTGTGGGTCACCTGGGCCTGGCTGGTCCGCCACGAGAAGGTTCGGCCCCCGCCGCGGAAATCGGCCCGGGAAACCTGGGCGGCGGCACGTGCCGCCGGCTGGGCGCTGATGCTCCCCGTCATCATCCTGGTCGGCCTGCGGATGGGCGTATTCACCCCGACCGAAGCCGCCGTCGTCGCGGCGGTCTATGCGCTGTTCGTCGCCACGGCCATCTACCGCGAGCTCTCGTTCCCGGCGCTCTACCGGGTCTTCGTGAATGCGGCCAAGACCAGCGCAGTGGTCATGTTCCTGATCGCGGCGGCCATGGTCAGCGCCTGGCTCATCACCGTGGCGGACCTGCCCTCGAAGGTGGTCAGCCTGCTGCAGCCGTTCATGGGCAGCCCGATGCTCCTGATGATGGCCATCATGCTGCTGGTGATGGCGGTGGGCACGGCGATGGACATGACGCCGACCATCCTCATCCTCACCCCGGTGCTCATGCCCGTGGTGAACGCGGCAGGCATCGACCCCGTGTATTTCGGCGTGATGTTCATCATCAACAATTCCATCGGCCTCATCACGCCGCCGGTGGGCGTCGTGCTCAACGTCGTGGCAGGGGTCGGCAAGATGAGGATGGATGAAGTGACCCGGGGCGTGCTGCCATTCATGGTGGCGGAATTCGCCATCATGTTCGCCATGGTTCTGTTCCCGGCGCTGGTCACCGTGCCGGCCCGGTGGTTCGGCGGCTAG
- a CDS encoding hydroxymethylglutaryl-CoA reductase, degradative, with protein sequence MVADSRLPQFRSLSPAQRRDFLIDACGLDAGERALLAGPGALPLPLADGMIENVFGTFELPMGVAGNFRINGRDVLVPMAVEEPSIVAAASYMAKLAREDGGFQTSSTLPLMRAQVQAVGIADPYGARIAVLQARDRIIERANGRDQVLIQLGGGCKDIEVHVFPDSPRGAMIVVHLVVDVRDAMGANTVNTMAESVAPLVEEITGGSVRLRILSNLADLRLARARVRLTAATLATKERSGEEIIEGVLDAYTFAAIDPYRAATHNKGIMNGIDPVIVATGNDWRAVEAGAHAYASRSGLYTSLTRWEKDTTGALVGTIELPMPVGLVGGATRTHPLARLALKIMDVKSAQELGEIAAAVGLAQNLGALRALATEGIQRGHMALHARNIALVAGATGDEVETVARRLAAEHDVRTDRALEVLKELRAEA encoded by the coding sequence ATGGTTGCCGATTCGCGACTGCCCCAGTTCCGCTCCCTCTCGCCCGCACAGCGCCGGGACTTTCTCATCGATGCCTGCGGCCTGGACGCCGGGGAACGCGCCCTGCTCGCCGGGCCCGGCGCCCTGCCCCTGCCGCTTGCCGACGGCATGATAGAGAACGTGTTCGGCACCTTCGAGCTGCCCATGGGCGTGGCCGGCAACTTCCGCATCAACGGCCGCGACGTGCTGGTGCCGATGGCGGTGGAAGAGCCCTCCATCGTGGCCGCCGCCTCGTACATGGCCAAGCTGGCGCGCGAGGACGGGGGCTTCCAGACCTCCAGCACGCTGCCGCTGATGCGCGCCCAGGTGCAGGCCGTGGGCATCGCCGATCCCTACGGAGCCCGCATCGCCGTGCTGCAGGCACGCGATCGCATCATCGAGCGCGCCAACGGCCGCGACCAGGTGCTGATCCAGCTGGGCGGCGGCTGCAAGGACATCGAGGTGCACGTGTTCCCCGATTCGCCGCGCGGCGCGATGATCGTCGTGCACTTGGTCGTGGACGTGCGCGACGCCATGGGTGCCAACACCGTCAACACCATGGCCGAATCCGTGGCGCCGCTGGTGGAGGAAATCACCGGCGGCTCGGTGCGCCTGCGCATCCTGTCCAACCTGGCCGACCTGCGGCTCGCGCGCGCCCGCGTGCGGCTCACGGCCGCGACGCTCGCCACGAAGGAGCGCAGCGGCGAGGAGATCATCGAAGGCGTGCTGGACGCCTACACCTTCGCCGCCATCGACCCCTACCGCGCCGCCACGCACAACAAGGGCATCATGAACGGCATCGACCCCGTCATCGTCGCCACCGGCAACGACTGGCGCGCGGTGGAAGCCGGCGCCCATGCCTACGCCAGCCGCAGCGGCCTCTACACCTCGCTCACGCGCTGGGAGAAGGACACCACCGGCGCGCTGGTCGGCACCATCGAGCTGCCCATGCCCGTGGGCCTGGTGGGCGGCGCCACCAGGACCCATCCGCTGGCACGCCTCGCGCTGAAGATCATGGACGTGAAAAGCGCGCAGGAACTGGGCGAGATCGCGGCGGCCGTGGGCCTGGCACAGAACCTGGGCGCCCTGCGCGCCCTGGCCACCGAAGGCATCCAGCGCGGCCACATGGCACTGCACGCCCGCAACATCGCGCTGGTGGCCGGCGCCACGGGCGACGAGGTGGAAACCGTGGCCCGGCGCCTGGCCGCCGAACACGACGTGCGCACCGACCGCGCGCTGGAAGTGCTGAAGGAACTGCGCGCAGAGGCTTGA
- a CDS encoding TRAP transporter small permease, whose protein sequence is MSRWIDTACKVTEAFIAFCLAVMVALVFGNVLLRYGFNSGIMVSEEVSRWLFIWITFLGALVALKERAHLGVDALVSRLPPAGKKICLGLGHLLMLYILWLLCEGSIAQIRINWDVSAPVTGASMAIVYFASLAFGAGAALLLAANLLKLLAGRLDEDQLVAVQESEEAAALAEVMDGARAGADTPAGRTPQ, encoded by the coding sequence ATGAGTCGGTGGATCGATACTGCCTGCAAGGTGACGGAAGCGTTCATCGCCTTCTGCCTGGCCGTGATGGTGGCGCTGGTGTTCGGCAACGTGCTGCTGCGCTACGGGTTCAACTCCGGAATCATGGTTTCGGAAGAGGTGTCCCGGTGGCTCTTCATCTGGATCACCTTCCTCGGCGCCCTCGTGGCACTCAAGGAGCGGGCGCACCTGGGCGTCGATGCCCTCGTCTCGCGCCTTCCCCCCGCCGGTAAGAAGATATGCCTCGGGCTGGGGCATCTGCTGATGCTGTACATCCTGTGGCTGCTCTGCGAGGGCAGCATCGCCCAGATCCGGATCAACTGGGACGTGTCGGCGCCGGTCACCGGCGCGTCGATGGCGATCGTGTACTTCGCGAGCCTGGCGTTCGGGGCCGGGGCCGCGCTGCTGCTGGCCGCCAACCTGCTGAAGCTCCTCGCAGGACGGCTGGACGAGGACCAGCTGGTCGCCGTGCAGGAATCCGAGGAAGCCGCGGCGCTGGCGGAGGTCATGGACGGCGCCCGCGCCGGAGCCGACACGCCGGCGGGGAGGACCCCGCAATGA
- a CDS encoding PLP-dependent aminotransferase family protein → MARTPGRRAPIAEQLADLIGQQIDDGVYRPGDRLPSLRELAQLHRYAKNTVIAAFDLLVSRGVVEPRRGSGFFVLGPVRPAQRAEEDAGLGRAMDIVWLMREQLKTEPGAVAVGDGFPPVEWLADMRLDRYHQKVVRTGLGSLFRYGSRYGYAPLRDSLVRKLGDFGLHAAPGQLVLTHGANEAMDLVIRYFVPPGATVLVDEPGYYPLFGKLQLAGARVLGVPRLADGPDVAALEALLQQERPRLFFTQSLAHNPTGSDISAAKAYKVLQLAERHNLLIVEDDPLADFKPTSAVRLSTLDQLERTIYIGSFSKSFSAALRVGFIACNDALASDLADLKALIHVSGSEYCERMVDVMLREGHYERHLVRLRQKLGQATAQALAWLDAQGCEVFARSAQSLYLWVAFPGVADSLAWAAQLLERHVSMAPGRVFQVDPSLVSRWSRCNVSAVLDGRFQRAVEDARRAAGGS, encoded by the coding sequence ATGGCCCGGACACCGGGGCGCCGCGCGCCCATCGCGGAACAGCTCGCGGACCTGATCGGACAGCAGATCGACGACGGCGTGTACCGTCCCGGCGACAGGCTGCCCTCGCTGCGCGAGCTGGCGCAGTTGCACCGCTATGCCAAGAACACCGTCATCGCGGCCTTCGACCTGCTGGTATCGCGCGGCGTGGTGGAGCCGCGGCGGGGCTCGGGGTTTTTCGTGCTGGGACCCGTGCGGCCGGCGCAGCGGGCCGAGGAGGATGCGGGCCTGGGCCGGGCCATGGACATCGTCTGGCTGATGCGCGAGCAGCTCAAGACCGAGCCCGGCGCCGTGGCCGTGGGCGATGGCTTTCCCCCGGTCGAATGGCTGGCCGACATGCGGCTGGACCGCTACCACCAGAAGGTGGTGCGCACGGGGCTGGGTTCGCTGTTCCGCTACGGCAGCCGCTACGGCTATGCGCCGCTGCGCGACAGCCTGGTGCGCAAGCTGGGTGACTTCGGGCTGCATGCCGCGCCGGGGCAATTGGTGCTGACGCACGGCGCCAACGAGGCCATGGACCTGGTGATCCGCTACTTCGTGCCGCCCGGCGCCACGGTGCTGGTGGACGAGCCCGGCTACTACCCGCTGTTCGGCAAGCTCCAGCTGGCGGGCGCGCGCGTGCTCGGCGTGCCGCGTCTGGCCGACGGGCCCGACGTGGCGGCGCTGGAGGCGCTGCTGCAGCAGGAGCGGCCGCGCCTGTTTTTCACGCAGTCACTGGCGCACAACCCCACGGGCTCGGACATCAGCGCCGCCAAGGCCTACAAGGTGCTGCAGCTGGCCGAGCGCCACAACCTGCTGATCGTGGAGGACGATCCGCTGGCGGACTTCAAGCCCACGTCGGCCGTGCGCCTGTCCACCCTCGACCAGCTGGAGCGCACCATCTACATCGGCAGCTTCTCCAAGTCGTTCTCGGCCGCGCTGCGCGTGGGTTTCATCGCCTGCAACGATGCGCTGGCCAGCGACCTGGCCGACCTGAAGGCGCTGATCCACGTGAGCGGATCGGAGTACTGCGAGCGCATGGTGGACGTGATGCTGCGCGAGGGGCACTACGAGCGGCACCTGGTGCGCCTGCGCCAGAAGCTGGGCCAGGCCACGGCGCAGGCCCTGGCCTGGCTGGATGCGCAGGGCTGCGAGGTGTTCGCGCGCAGCGCGCAGAGCCTCTACCTGTGGGTGGCCTTCCCGGGCGTGGCGGATTCGCTGGCATGGGCGGCGCAGTTGCTGGAGCGCCATGTGAGCATGGCCCCGGGAAGGGTCTTCCAGGTGGACCCTTCCCTGGTGTCGCGCTGGTCGCGCTGCAACGTGAGCGCCGTGCTGGACGGGCGGTTCCAGCGGGCGGTGGAGGACGCCCGCCGGGCCGCAGGCGGCAGCTAG
- a CDS encoding OsmC family protein has translation MAAHTATVAWQRGTDDFLDRRYHRAHTWQFDGGATVAASSSPHVVPLPYSDAAAVDPEEAYIASLSSCHMLWFMDFASRAGFRLDSYTDAATGTMAKNEAGQIAVTHVQLRPVTRFDAMHAPTAEQLEALHHQAHASCFLANSVRTRIDCQPVLEISEA, from the coding sequence ATGGCAGCACACACCGCCACCGTCGCCTGGCAGCGCGGCACGGACGATTTCCTGGACAGGCGCTACCACCGCGCCCATACATGGCAGTTCGACGGCGGAGCCACCGTGGCGGCCTCGTCCTCGCCCCACGTGGTGCCGCTGCCCTATTCCGACGCGGCCGCGGTCGATCCCGAAGAGGCCTACATCGCCTCGCTCTCCAGCTGCCACATGCTGTGGTTCATGGATTTCGCCAGCCGCGCGGGCTTTCGCCTCGACAGCTACACCGACGCGGCCACCGGCACCATGGCGAAGAACGAGGCCGGCCAGATCGCCGTGACCCATGTGCAGTTGCGGCCGGTGACGCGCTTCGACGCGATGCACGCGCCCACCGCGGAGCAGCTGGAGGCCCTGCACCACCAGGCCCACGCGTCGTGCTTCCTGGCGAACTCGGTCAGGACCCGGATCGATTGCCAGCCGGTGCTGGAAATCAGCGAAGCCTGA
- a CDS encoding sterol desaturase family protein, producing the protein MSMHDIWESIIAFYEPTLEILGLWTLGLPLFITVIGMIFIISQKWQKPLTLRSLFNAVFPKDQYAHASSRVDIWNGILLLLVGFPLVGVMAISGIAIADHVAVWFNTEFGTRSTLIESSWLLVSVQFLAYFLSVDFVGYWVHRWCHTNPLLWHLHKPHHTAETLTPWTLFRQHPVEFFGLNIIPAVVGGAFTGLVLHATGTTILPGTAAAVGTAAYIAFFVIDVFSHVHIPVSYGWMNRIILAPVMHNLHHSMEPHHWDKNNAVILTLWDWMFGTLYLPKKNEVWRWGCNDEEYGNANPHKTLRGFYIDPFITLYKHLRDGKSSNL; encoded by the coding sequence ATGTCCATGCACGACATCTGGGAATCGATAATCGCATTCTACGAACCGACCCTGGAAATACTGGGATTATGGACCCTGGGCCTTCCCCTTTTCATCACCGTCATCGGGATGATTTTCATCATTTCGCAGAAATGGCAGAAACCATTGACCCTGCGATCGCTGTTCAATGCGGTCTTTCCCAAGGATCAATATGCACACGCCTCGTCCCGCGTGGACATCTGGAATGGGATTCTCCTGCTCCTGGTGGGATTTCCTCTCGTAGGGGTCATGGCCATCAGCGGGATCGCCATCGCGGACCATGTGGCAGTCTGGTTCAACACCGAATTCGGCACCCGTAGCACGCTCATCGAATCGAGCTGGCTGCTGGTTTCCGTCCAGTTCCTGGCGTATTTCCTCAGCGTTGATTTCGTGGGGTACTGGGTACACCGCTGGTGCCATACGAACCCTCTCCTCTGGCATCTCCACAAGCCGCACCATACCGCTGAGACACTGACGCCATGGACACTCTTCCGCCAGCATCCGGTCGAGTTCTTCGGGCTCAACATCATTCCAGCCGTCGTGGGAGGGGCGTTCACCGGCCTGGTGCTTCATGCGACGGGGACCACGATACTTCCAGGCACTGCGGCCGCAGTCGGCACGGCGGCTTACATCGCCTTTTTCGTCATCGACGTGTTTTCCCACGTCCACATACCGGTGTCGTACGGGTGGATGAACAGGATCATCCTGGCGCCGGTCATGCACAACCTGCACCACAGCATGGAGCCCCACCATTGGGACAAGAACAATGCCGTGATACTGACGCTCTGGGACTGGATGTTCGGAACCCTTTACCTGCCGAAGAAGAACGAGGTCTGGCGCTGGGGATGCAACGACGAAGAGTACGGAAACGCCAATCCGCACAAGACCCTGAGGGGGTTCTATATCGATCCCTTCATCACGTTGTATAAGCATCTGCGCGACGGCAAGAGCTCCAATCTCTGA